Proteins encoded by one window of Salvia splendens isolate huo1 chromosome 7, SspV2, whole genome shotgun sequence:
- the LOC121742046 gene encoding piezo-type mechanosensitive ion channel homolog isoform X1, producing MASILGGFVLPFLLLTAGLLNWSLISFINLTTSLVLRFTAPKRGFRFKGRVLSLWFVFIFAVFVIFLQVVFLALCATRDPEWSMADAWWIKLLGLMKFHSWRCPKVAYFLVVESLVGFVALTEINRNKFGFIEYGGSFCGFQDSFWGYISSVINQIGYHVRLASCFSLPAVQLVSGISYPSWLSLPFFICSCVGLVDWSLTSNFLGLFRWWKLLWSYAGFVISLLYVYQLPVGFPNMFQVICDSIGLYKISLDSDWQQICSGTSLMVFYYMLSCVKHDLEDTEFIMSMEEGSLTEQLLPSRNSFFVRQLRSGVRHTNILLRGPIFRIFSINWFTYGYPISLFALSYWSFHFASICAFGLLAYVGYVMYAFPSVFHLHHLNGLLLVFILLWAVSTYIFNVAFAYVNWKLGKDMEIWEMVGLWHYPIPSFFLLAQFCLGVLVALGNLVSNSVFLCLSNEEGRLSAESETEEVKEGAKVLVVATIAWVTRKASRPIMLLLIFLIATKPGFIHAVYMMFFVGYLLSHKIDKRMRQSLILLCEAHFAILYILQLNLVSTKLEQEDSISLEVLSQLGLVETNSPWNLLEIALLACFCAIHNHGFDMLFSFSAIVQHTPCLPVGFSILKAGLNKSVLLTVYTNSDIRDCYGSHDHERKVALYLSAIGRKFLSVYRSFGTYIAFLTILIAVHLVRPNYISFGYIFLLLIWITGRQLVEKTKRRLWFPLKIYAIGVFIFIYLLGIFPTFESWMSTKIDLSVCFGYTTGASLLDNLQESLAIMIVMQLYSYERRKSKHMKSEDIAPLQPGILGLVKRFLIWHSQKILFVTLFYASISPISASGFLYLLGLVLCSAMPKESRIPSKSFLAYTGFLVTVEYIFQIWGNKVNMFPGQKYHDLSIFFGLMVYKPNFQGLQEGLRAKVLVIAACTLQYNVFHWLESMPSLHLYVGQSEEPCPLFVSARDDFTAISSLNGESQPIPENELPEQRTGEGFWSSPRRFADNYSPNFATLRSTLSGSYRKYSLDNIWDTLTENHIWKKKRIVALRQERFEMQKTTLKVYLKFWIENMFNLFGLEINMIALLLASFALLNSISMLYIACIAICILLPRPTISKLWPIFVLLSATILLAEYLAMWKNMVPLSQRVLTETNARCHECWKNSRVYFQYCEKCWLGLIVDDPRMLIGYFTIFMLACFKLRSDHSFNFSWSFTYEQMVAQRKNAFVWRDLSFETKSMWTFFDYLRVYCYCHLLDLVLALMLITGTLEYDILHLGYLGFALIFFRMRLTILKKKNNIFNFLRVYNFTVIFLSLAYQSPFIGGFRSGKCQTVDYIYEVIGFYKYDYGFRITSRSVLVEIIIFILVSCQSYMFSSSEFDYVFRYLEAEQIGAIVREQEKKAAWKNEQLQHIRKAEENKRQRNLQVEKMKSEMLNLQIQLHGTKSIIARGSVSPGSEGVRRRKTASLNVQDFVNLEKQNSNVVPDPSFPLNVHESTRTVRVENPLSLDVSKSLLDASLSEDTDQDEFTDENILYSLDSSRRGKNQSVENPLASAVQLLGDSVCQVQSIGNQAVSNLITFLNISSEDLCETSDMEERQTQDAKHRNSSCSSSLQSEKSRTSESASLQIGLIISHIWSRMQSNNDVVCYCCFILVFLWNFSLLSMVYLAGLFLYALCVNTGPNYVFWIIMLIYTEFYILIQYLYQIMIQHCGFTIQSDHLHEWGFPTKKIKSSFVISLLPLFLVYLFTLIQCSITAKDGEWFSVGHKNSRWGLLNQNDIDFSSDWSDKLEKVFESIKRAVEMVIGGCSKYWKSLTQEAESPPYFVQLSMDVKSWPKDGIQPERIESGINRLLQLVHEEYCKSEKPSNCLCASKVQIQSIEKSTEDANVTLAVFEVVYASPLTECKPAEQFNSLTPAADVAKQILKAKRMGLAEKVGFPYPMISVIGGGKREVDLYAYIFGADLIVFFLVAMFYQSVIKNKSEILEYYQLEDQFPKEFVFILMVIFFLIVVDRIIYLCSFATGKVIFYLFNFILSTRSVSDYAWNIDTTQHNAAGFALRAIYLMKAISLALQAMQIRDGVPYKSTLYRQFLTSEVSHVNYLGYRLYRALPFLYELRCVLDWSCTTTSLTMYDWLKLEDINASLYLVKCDNVLNRAIHKQGDKQPQMTKFCNGICLFFILICVIWAPMLMYSSGNPTNIANPINDASFQFDIKTAAGRLTLYQTTLCERLGWDELNKNANFDPQHYLDSYNQNDIQFICCKGDASTLWLVPEVVQKQFVRSLNSSDMDMKFSWVLSRDRPKGKEIVKYERSIDSHDLPKPSDVEGVFNGSLNSFRISNIYPRFFRVTGSGEVRPFEQEVSDVTADLVLHHGSSQWWSFHDVNSLDAYGCGSLSGPMAVVVSEETPQGILGETLSKFSIWGLYITFVLAVGRFIRLQCSDLRMRIPFENLPSCNRLIAICEDIYAARAEGELGVEEVLYWTLVKIYRSPHMLLEYTKPD from the exons ATGGCAAGCATTTTGGGTGGGTTTGTGTTGCCATTTCTTCTCTTGACAG CCGGGTTACTGAATTGGAGCTTGATTTCGTTCATTAATTTGACGACTTCTCTTGTTTTGCGATTTACTGCCCCAAAAAGAG GGTTTCGATTCAAAGGAAGGGTTCTATCCTTATGGTTTGTTTTCATATTCGCGGTATTTGTTATATTTTTGCAAGTGGTTTTTCTTGCTCTATGTGCTACTCGGGATCCGGAATGGAGCATGGCAGATGCCTGGTGGATAAAGCTACTAGGTTTAATGAA GTTTCACTCATGGAGATGTCCAAAGGTCGCTTATTTCCTGGTTGTAGAATCATTAGTTGGATTCGTTGCTCTAACTGAGATCAACAGAAACAAATTTGGCTTTATAGAATATGGAGGTTCTTTCTGTGGCTTCCAGGATTCTTTCTGGGGTTATATATCTTCAGTTATTAATCAAATAG GTTATCATGTTAGATTAGCTTCTTGCTTCTCGCTGCCTGCTGTTCAATTGGTCTCCGGGATCAGCTATCCTTCTTGGCTATCTTTACCGTTTTTCATTTGCAGCTGTGTTGGTCTTGTTGATTGGTCTTTAACAAGCAACTTTTTAGGTCTGTTCAG GTGGTGGAAACTGCTGTGGTCATATGCTGGTTTCGTCATTAGCCTGCTTTATGTATATCAGCTCCCTGTCGGGTTTCCAAATATGTTTCAAGTGATTTGTGACTCTATTGGTCTGTACAAAATTTCTCTGGATTCTGACTGGCAACAAATATGTTCTGGTACTTCCCTGATGGTCTTCTATTATATG CTCTCTTGTGTAAAGCATGATTTGGAAGACACGGAATTCATAATGTCCATGGAAGAAGGGAGCTTGACAGAACAACTTCTTCCCTCGagaaattctttttttgttcGCCAGTTGAG GTCTGGTGTAAGGCATACCAATATATTATTACGGGGACCGATTTTCAGGATTTTTAGCATCAACTGGTTTACTTATGGCTACCCT ATATCCTTGTTCGCTCTTTCATATTGGAGCTTCCACTTTGCAAGTATCTGTGCATTTGGATTACTTGCATATGTTGGGTACGTTATGTATGCTTTTCCTTCCGTGTTCCATCTTCACCATTTGAATGGGCTGCTTCTCGTCTTCATTCTCTTGTGGGCTGTGAGCACATATATTTTCAATGTGGCATTTGCATATGTGAACTGGAAACTGGGCAAG GATATGGAGATCTGGGAGATGGTTGGGCTGTGGCACTATCCGATACCGAGCTTCTTCCTTTTAGCACAGTTTTGTCTTGGGGTTCTTGTAGCTCTTGGTAATCTTGTAAGTAATTCAGTATTTCTGTGCCTATCAAATGAGGAAGGACGACTCTCTGCTGAGAGTGAGACCGAGGAAG TGAAAGAAGGTGCAAAAGTCTTAGTGGTGGCTACAATTGCTTGGGTGACACGCAAAGCTTCTAGGCCAATAATGCTGCTGCTTATTTTCCTAATCGCCACCAAACCTGGTTTCATCCATGCGGTTTATA TGATGTTCTTTGTTGGCTATCTTTTGAGCCATAAGATTGATAAAAGGATGCGTCAATCGCTTATTCTTTTGTGTGAGGCTCATTTTGCGATTTTATACATTCTTCAGCTAAATCTGGTTTCCACAAAACTGGAACAGGAAGACTCCATAAGTTTGGAAGTGCTATCACAGCTAG GTCTTGTTGAAACCAACAGCCCCTGGAACCTTCTGGAGATAGCTCTGCTTGCATGCTTTTGTGCCATTCATAACCATGGATTTGATATGTTGTTCTCGTTTTCTGCTATTGTTCAGCACACGCCTTGTCTTCCTGTCGGATTCAGCATCCTGAAAGCCGGTTTAAACAAATCAGTTCTTTTAACAGTTTATACCAACTCGGATATCAGAGATTGTTACGGGAGTCATGACCACG AGAGAAAGGTGGCATTGTATCTCAGTGCTATTGGAAGGAAGTTCTTGTCTGTATACAGATCATTTGGAACATACATTGCGTTTCTCACCATCCTTATAGCCGTGCACCTCGTGAGACCAAATTACATATCATTTGGTTATatcttccttctccttatctggATCACAGGCAGACAGCTGGTGGAGAAGACAAAACGACGCCTCTGGTTTCCCCTCAAAATATACGCTATTGGAGTTTTTATCTTCATCTACTTGCTAGGCATCTTCCCCACTTTTGAATCATGGATGTCGACAAAGATTGATCTCTCTGTTTGTTTCGGTTACACTACTGGAGCTTCTCTTTTAGACAACCTTCAGGAGTCTCTAGCAATTATGATCGTCATGCAGCTTTACAGCtatgaaagaagaaaaagcAAACACATGAAATCGGAAGATATAGCTCCTCTGCAGCCCGGAATATTGGGGTTGGTCAAACGGTTTCTGATATGGCACAGTCAGAAGATATTGTTTGTTACTCTCTTCTATGCATCAATATCTCCAATAAGTGCATCTGGCTTTCTTTACCTTCTCGGTCTAGTTCTCTGCTCAGCAATGCCTAAAGAGTCGAGAATCCCATCTAAATCATTCTTAGCTTACACAGGGTTCTTGGTGACTGTTGAATATATATTTCAGATATGGGGTAATAAAGTTAATATGTTTCCTGGGCAGAAATACCATGATTTGTCCATTTTCTTTGGCTTAATGGTTTATAAACCGAATTTCCAGGGCCTACAAGAAGGTTTGAGGGCAAAAGTGCTGGTGATCGCTGCATGCACGCTTCAGTATAATGTTTTCCATTGGCTTGAAAGCATGCCTAGTTTGCATTTGTATGTAGGTCAATCAGAGGAGCCTTGCCCTTTGTTTGTTTCAGCAAGAGACGATTTCACTGCCATTTCATCTTTGAATGGGGAGAGCCAGCCCATACCCGAAAATGAGCTGCCTGAACAAAGGACTGGAGAGGGCTTTTGGTCGTCTCCTAGGCGTTTTGCCGATAATTATTCTCCGAATTTTGCTACCCTCAGAAGCACTCTAAGTGGCAGCTACAGAAAATACTCACTTGATAATATCTGGGATACCCTTACAGAGAACCATAtttggaaaaagaaaaggatTGTTGCCTTGAGACAGGAGAGATTTGAAATGCAGAAGACAACACTGAAAGTTTATTTGAAGTTTTGGATTGAGAATATGTTCAACCTGTTTGGTCTTGAGATCAATATGATTGCACTGCTACTCGCCAGTTTTGCTCTGTTAAACTCCATATCTATGCTATACATTGCCTGTATAGCGATTTGCATTTTGTTGCCACGTCCCACCATTAGCAAGCTATGGCCAATATTCGTCCTTCTCTCTGCCACTATTCTTTTAGCAGAATACTTGGCCATGTGGAAGAATATGGTGCCCCTTAGCCAACGTGTCTTGACCGAGACCAATGCACGTTGCCACGAATGTTGGAAGAACTCACGTGTATACTTCCAATACTGTGAAAAATGCTGGCTGG GGTTAATTGTTGATGATCCTCGGATGCTGATCGGTTATTTTACGATCTTCATGCTCGCATGTTTCAAACTCCGTTCGGATCATTCATTTAACTTCTCCTGGTCGTTCACATACGAGCAGATGGTTGCACAGCGTAAGAATGCTTTTGTTTGGCGAGACCTCTCATTTGAGACCAAGAGCATGTGGACGTTCTTCGATTATCTGAGGGTTTACTGCTACTGTCATCTCTTAGATCTAGTGCTTGCGTTGATGTTGATAACGGGAACCTTGGAGTACGACATTCTGCACCTCGGATATCTCGGATTCGCTCTTATTTTCTTCCGCATGAGGCTCACTAtactgaaaaagaaaaacaatatcTTCAATTTCCTGCGTGTCTACAATTTCACAGTGATTTTCCTCTCTCTGGCGTACCAGTCTCCATTTATCGGTGGTTTCAGATCGGGGAAGTGTCAAACCGTTGATTATATATATGAGGTGATAGGATTTTACAAGTATGATTATGGTTTTCGGATTACCTCTAGATCTGTTTTGGTTGAGATCATTATTTTCATCCTGGTCTCATGCCAATCATACATGTTTTCTTCCTCGGAGTTTGATTATGTGTTCCGATATCTTGAGGCGGAGCAAATTGGCGCGATTGTGAGGGAGCAAGAGAAGAAGGCTGCTTGGAAGAATGAGCAGCTGCAGCATATACGCAAAGCTGAGGAGAACAAACGCCAGCGGAACTTACAAGTGGAGAAGATGAAATCCGAGATGCTGAACCTGCAGATTCAGCTCCATGGTACAAAATCCATCATTGCTCGTGGCAGTGTCTCACCTGGTAGTGAAGGAGTGAGAAGGAGGAAAACTGCTTCCCTCAATGTGCAGGACTTTGTTAATCTTGAGAAACAGAACAGCAACGTTGTTCCTGATCCAAGCTTCCCACTAAACGTGCATGAATCTACCAGGACCGTTCGAGTGGAAAACCCATTATCTTTAGACGTTTCAAAGAGCTTACTCGATGCTTCTCTTAGTGAGGATACTGATCAGGATGAGTTCACAGATGAAAATATTCTTTATAGTTTAGACAGCTCGCGAAGAGGTAAAAACCAATCGGTAGAGAACCCTCTGGCTTCTGCTGTGCAGTTATTAGGTGACAGTGTTTGCCAAGTGCAGTCAATTGGAAACCAAGCAGTCAGCAATCTCATAACTTTTTTGAACATTTCGTCGGAGGATCTATGTGAAACCTCGGACATGGAAGAGAGACAGACACAAGATGCAAAACACAGAAACTCAAGCTGCTCTTCATCATTGCAGTCTGAGAAGAGTAGAACTTCAGAGTCTGCAAGTCTGCAGATTGGACTGATCATCTCTCACATTTGGTCGCGCATGCAATCTAATAACGACGTCGTTTGTTACTGCTGTTTCATTCTGGTTTTCCTTTGGAATTTCAGTCTGCTTTCCATGGTATACTTGGCTGGATTGTTCCTATATGCTCTCTGCGTGAACACAGGGCCAAACTACGTGTTCTGGATTATCATGCTAATCTATACCGAGTTCTACATTCTGATTCAGTATCTGTATCAGATAATGATCCAGCATTGTGGTTTCACCATCCAGTCAGACCACCTGCATGAATGGGGCTTTCCTACAAAAAAGATAAAATCATCGTTCGTTATCAGTTTACTGCCTCTGTTTTTGGTGTATCTGTTTACTCTGATACAGTGCTCTATAACAGCAAAAGATGGTGAGTGGTTTTCGGTAGGACATAAGAATTCCCGATGGGGATTACTCAACCAAAATGACATTGATTTCAGTTCCGACTGGAGTGATAAATTGGAGAAGGTTTTTGAATCCATAAAACGAGCGGTTGAAATGGTCATTGGTGGATGTTCCAAATACTGGAAATCTTTGACACAAGAAGCAGAATCTCCTCCCTACTTCGTTCAGCTCTCTATGGATGTCAAATCATGGCCGAAGGATGGAATTCAACCAGAAAGGATTGAATCCGGAATAAATAGGCTGCTGCAGCTTGTACATGAGGAATACTGTAAAAGTGAGAAGCCTAGTAACTGCCTCTGTGCCAGCAAGGTTCAGATCCAAAGCATTGAGAAAAGCACTGAGGATGCGAATGTGACATTAGCTGTTTTTGAGGTGGTCTATGCCTCTCCACTTACCGAATGTAAACCAGCAGAGCAGTTCAACTCTCTCACTCCAGCAGCCGATGTAGCAAAGCAGATCCTCAAAGCTAAACGCATGGGACTTGCTGAAAAAGTTGGATTCCCGTATCCTATGATTTCAGTAATTGGAGGTGGAAAGAGAGAAGTTGATCTTTATGCATATATCTTCGGGGCTGATTTGATCGTCTTCTTCCTGGTTGCTATGTTCTATCAGTCcgttataaaaaataaaagtgaaattcTAGAGTATTATCAACTCGAGGATCAGTTCCCGAAAGAATTTGTATTTATTCTAATG gtaatttttttcttgattgttgTTGATCGCATCATATACCTATGTTCGTTTGCAACGGGGAAAGTCATCTTCTACCTGTTCAACTTCATTCTCTCCACGCGTTCAGTCTCTGATTATGCTTGGAATATAGATACGACCCAGCATAATGCTGCTGGTTTCGCTCTTCGGGCAATCTACCTTATGAAAGCAATATCTCTGGCATTACAAGCAATGCAAATTCGAGATGGTGTTCCTTACAAAAGCACGCTCTATCGCCAGTTCCTCACGAGTGAAGTTTCTCATGTCAATTATCTAGGATACAGGCTGTATCGCGCCTTGCCTTTTCTGTATGAACTGAGATGTGTCCTAGATTGGTCGTGCACGACTACGTCATTGACAATGTATGACTGGTTGAAG TTGGAGGACATCAATGCAAGTTTATACCTTGTCAAGTGCGACAATGTTCTAAACAGAGCTATTCATAAACAAGGAGATAAACAACCACAGATGACTAAGTTTTGCAATGGCATCTGTTTGTTCTTCATATTGATATGTGTCATTTGGGCTCCAATGCTG ATGTACAGCAGTGGCAATCCAACAAATATAGCAAATCCAATCAATGACGCCAGTTTCCAGTTTGACATCAAGACAGCTGCTGGAAGACTGACCTTATATCAGACAACTCTTTGTGAGAGACTAGGATGGGATGAGCTCAACAAAAATGCGAATTTCGATCCCCAGCATTACTTGGACTCTTACAATCAAAATGACATTCAATTCATTTGTTGCAAAGGTGATGCGAGCACACTGTGGCTCGTCCCTGAAGTTGTCCAGAAGCAGTTTGTCCGGTCTCTCAATAGTAGCGACATGGACATGAAGTTTTCTTGGGTTCTTTCAAGGGACCGGCCAAAGGGAAAGGAAATAGTGAAATACGAAAGAAGTATCGACTCACATGACCTTCCAAAGCCATCAGATGTCGAGGGAGTCTTCAATGGCTCCTTGAACAGCTTTAGAATTTCCAACATTTATCCGAGATTTTTCAGGGTTACGGGCTCTGGAGAAGTCAGGCCTTTCGAGCAGGAG GTGAGCGATGTTACAGCAGACCTCGTCTTGCATCATGGCAGTTCCCAGTGGTGGTCCTTCCACGATGTCAACTCTTTGGATGCGTATGGTTGTGGGAGCTTGTCAGGGCCAATGGCTGTCGTTGTATCGGAGGAAACCCCAC AGGGAATTCTCGGTGAGACCTTGAGCAAATTCAGCATTTGGGGTCTCTACATCACATTTGTGCTAGCAGTTGGCCGCTTCATCCGGTTACAATGCTCCGACCTACGAATGAGAATACCCTTCGAGAACCTTCCTTCCTGCAACAG GCTAATAGCGATATGTGAGGATATTTACGCTGCAAGAGCAGAGGGGGAGCTTGGAGTCGAGGAGGTTCTGTATTGGACGCTCGTGAAGATTTATAGGTCGCCTCATATGTTGCTTGAGTACACGAAGCCCGACTAG